A stretch of DNA from Amphiprion ocellaris isolate individual 3 ecotype Okinawa chromosome 18, ASM2253959v1, whole genome shotgun sequence:
TTTGAAACAGTGCAATTAGCAAATCGCATTTGCTGCAATTTACGATATACAGCATGCTGCGCGTCTGAGCCAAAGTTTAAACTGTCGTCTCAAACTCATGCCGCTCCTTGTGTGACAGTTTTTGATTGTGTCCCCTGTGGTTTTACATGTGTTATGCCgtaaatattgaactgaagcttgatGTTTAAAAATTACCTCATAAATCAAATCACAATATCTGCCATAGATATCACAGTTgcacatttcatccaaatcatgTAACCCTAGTCTGCATGTATGCAGCGTCTGTGTGTTCTGGCTGAAGAGGAGTTTTCAGCTGTCCTGACGAGTTGTCAACAATAAATCTTCCCCAACGAATAGACAGACACCATATTCTCATTTTTACACACTTCGCtgccacaaacacaacacacacacgcactatACACAGTCTCCAAACAGAAGTACTGTGctgtaaaatatttcacaaattcaGTATACGCATTCTTAGGAGCCTAAGATTGAAAGTGACAACAGAGATTAAATGGTGACTGTCATTTTTGCCACTGTGTTTTACAGTCACTGACTTCAGCACAGCACTCAGACAGAGTAATGGGAGGTGCAGTGGTGGACGACGGGCCTCCAGGGGTGAAGGCACCGGACGGCGGCTGGGGATGGGCGGTGTTGGTTGGGTGTTTTGTCATTACTGGGTTCTCCTACGCCTTCCCCAAAGCTGTCAGCGTCTTCTTCAAGGAGCTGATCCGAGAGTTCGATGTCGGCTACAGTGACACTGCCTGGATCTCATCAATACTGCTCGCCATGCTGTATGGCACAGGTACCCAAGGATAACACTCATGATGTGTGAGAGTAATTCACTGTTAGCATCAAACTGCTTAACGCTGGACTGTACATGTGTACACTGTACTTACTGATGAATTGTGTTTTCTCAGGCCCTCTTTGCAGTGTGTTGGTGAACAGATTTGGCTGTCGACCGGTGATGATGGTTGGAGGGCTCTTCGCTTCACTGGGAATGATTCTGGCTTCATTTGCTAAGAGCATCATTCACATATACCTCTGCACTGGCGTTATTACAGGTAGAGTCACAGCATACATCCTAGATAATTGTAAAGGAAAGGAAAGTGAAGTGAGAGAGAATCATTTAAGTTAGAGGCGCTCCAATTCCATCAGTGTATCTGTCGCCACACAGTTCATGCTTCATGCTGTCGTTGTATTGATAAAGTGGCAGTCATGGTGGCAAAGTTAGGTTTCTTTGTAAATAAAGGCTGAACAATTGATCGCTttcaaaaggatttttttttgtctgttttagtgaGTTGTTTTTTATGGGTTACCAGGGTTTTACATCTTGTGGTAACTCTACTGAGGTTCTGGTCATGAAGTGTAGCCCACCCAGGAAAGATGAGACACATTATGtctacagtaccagtcaaaaaaCACACTCTTCTGGACACACATACTCATTttagggtttttctttttaatatgttctaCAGAACAGAACAATACTGAATAGAACTATGCAGTGAGAAAAAAgtataaagaaacaaaagtcaCTACTGTTTACCTCAATGACACTTTGACACACCACTGGCAATGTCTGAACCAATTTAAAGAGGTTTAAAGTGGGTTAGAGACACTTGTGCCAACATAGTGTTGGTATACAGCAAAGTCCTGTTCATCCCTATATACTGCCTTGTAGCCCCATGGAATGTAGCCATCCATATTATGGGCAACAAACTGAAGAGAAATGGTAGTCCATCATTACTTCAAGACGTGAAGATCAATCCGCCTAGAAAATTTCTAGAATTTAGAAAATGTCCATCAATGCAGTTTCCATCTCACAGATTGAACACACTgaatatcatccatccatccatccatccatccatccatccatccatccatccatccatccatccatccatccatccatccatccatacaccgctcctcattagggtcacagggcctagagtctatcccagctgatttagggtgaaggacactctggacaggtcaccactctatcacagggctacgcATACAGACAATCccagtcacattcacacctacagacaatttagacttaaaagttaacctcagcatgtttttggaactgtgagaggaagccggagaacccggagaaactCTAATTACAAGAACTGAAAATATCACAGAATTTGACTTGCTGTTTTCACAAAATTATCACCACTGTTTCCTTCCTTTGTGAGTCTTCATAACATTTTGGCTCACCGatatgtgtcagtgtgtgtgtttgttacacAGTGTTTTGACATTTAGTTGTTTGTGAcagtccctctctgtctcccacaGGTCTGGGTCTGGCATTGAACTTCCAGCCCTCTCTTATTATGCTGAATCGCTACTTCAGTGAGAAACGTCCTCTAGCCAACGGCCTGGCAGCAGCCGGCAGCCCTGTCGCACTGTGCTGCCTCTCCCCACTGGGACAGGTTCTCCAGTACCAGTATGGCTGGAGGGGGGGCTTCCTCATACTGGGAGGGATGCTGCTCAACTGCTGTGCCTGTGGTGCCCTCATGAGGCCGCTGTTGCCCCCTAAAAAGCCTCTCGAGCTGGAAGAGAATGCTCCCAAAGCTGAAGACAAGCCCCAGGCAAAGAAGAAACTGCTGGACTTCAGCGTGTTCAAGGACAGAGGTTTTGTCATCTATACCACAGCAGCATCTATCATGGTGCTGGGCTTGTTTGTTCCACCTGTGTTTGTCGTCAACTACGCCAAAGGCCTCGGCTATGAGGACACTAAGTCAGCATTGCTGCTCACCATCTTGGGATTTGTTGATATGTTTGCCCGGCCTGCATCAGGACTCATCGCAGGCATGAAGTGGGTACGGCCCAGATGTGTCTACCTGTTCAGCTTCGCTATGATCTTCAATGGAGTCACGGACCTCGTAGGATCACAGGTAACAAAGCAATACTGGGGTCTTTACTACAGGGAGAATAGAGAACATGCCTATACACCACCAAAACCAGAACATATACTAAAGGATTTGCAGGTGCTTCACACATTTAGTAGAAATGATATTTGTTGCTGACATCAAATCCAAGATTGTTGCAagtctggtaaaaaaaaaaaaaaaaaaaaaaagaccatttCAAATGAACATATTGTATAATACAATGTGTATCACGGTATCGCTAAAACATGAGCGATACTAACAGTATCCAGAAAAGAGTACACCACTGTGCGATATCACTTCAAGATTGTGTTTCCTCCTACTATCTGCATAGCGTACAAGTTGACAAATAGACTATTTCCTATTacgaagaaaaaacacaaaatactttagaagactatattgaaaatacaggctcTAAAGTAGAAACTTGATACGGCAAAAGTGAATGgacctgtgatcactgacacacaagtgAGAAAACCTGTAGTCACTGAAACTAAATGAAGTACAGCTGTGATTTCCAGGCAGCCTATTAGAAAAGAATTtccagaggaactgaaaaatctgatctTCTGTGAGACTTCACAGAGATAGAAAAGGATAAATGAAGATCCGTGACCAACTAAATAATCAGCTGAAACACAGCTGCAACAGTAAACGGGAAATATGAAATGATTcgtagtaccactaatcagagctgcagcgcTCATTCTCCTAAAACGATGAACAGATTACATGCATatccaggtctgaaaacagaTGGGTAAGTGCTTTGGACTTGGCGCCATGGTTATTAATCAGTTTCAATGTGATTCTTTATGGACAGCATCCAAGAAAAAAACGTCATGGCTTTTTGTTAGAAAACCTGCAAAGAAGACACAACTATAGGGTTATTCCATCTGAAATCATTACATTTGTAGAACAAGTTCTACTCCACCATCTCTGAAttggcaatttttttgaaaTCATAAACtctgaatatgtaaaaagaTATATAAGTATTTGAAAATTAAGgttgatatatcaaatactttcccagattatttttttcaaaaattaccTGCCAACCTGCTTTCGACAGGTTTTTTCAGCCATTGACTTTTGAAACtatgttttaaagacaaaatatgaggaactattaaaggtAAAACCccaaattttctgttatttctcatcatgttttt
This window harbors:
- the slc16a3b gene encoding monocarboxylate transporter 4 — translated: MGGAVVDDGPPGVKAPDGGWGWAVLVGCFVITGFSYAFPKAVSVFFKELIREFDVGYSDTAWISSILLAMLYGTGPLCSVLVNRFGCRPVMMVGGLFASLGMILASFAKSIIHIYLCTGVITGLGLALNFQPSLIMLNRYFSEKRPLANGLAAAGSPVALCCLSPLGQVLQYQYGWRGGFLILGGMLLNCCACGALMRPLLPPKKPLELEENAPKAEDKPQAKKKLLDFSVFKDRGFVIYTTAASIMVLGLFVPPVFVVNYAKGLGYEDTKSALLLTILGFVDMFARPASGLIAGMKWVRPRCVYLFSFAMIFNGVTDLVGSQADNYVGLVVFCIFFGISYGMVGALQFEVLMAIVGTEKFSSAIGLVLLMEAIAVLVGPPGAGRLLDATHKYMYVFLLAGCEVTLSAIVIALGNFFCIKRKQEDVGSKMEMAVTAAEKVGLNGGVECEGDDEAQEESKGKENGRPKALNGGGDVVMMEEVGENSEL